A window from Mogibacterium neglectum encodes these proteins:
- a CDS encoding DNA recombination protein RmuC codes for MDTYFKAYGDAIAKSQMTMSEHQDLRLKELNDSMARLRAENNTQIENIRHTVDEKLQTTLDTRLTKSFGLVNERLEQVYRGLGEMQSVAQGVGDLRKILSNVKTRGILGEVQLGSILEQMLPPNHYVKNARLKENSRENVEFAIRLPGADDHDVFLPIDAKFPGDTYNALLEAYDLGEKETIAEAKKKLVNRIESEAKDINSKYINPPITTDFAILFLPFEGLYSEAINAGLIEPLQRKYKVTIAGPTTMAALLNSLQMGFNTLAIEKKSSEVWELLHAVQKEFERFELVLAKSQGHLKQASDDIDEMAGVRMRQMKRVLQRVNNIEGEEE; via the coding sequence ATGGACACGTATTTTAAGGCGTACGGCGATGCAATTGCTAAGAGTCAGATGACGATGTCCGAGCATCAGGATTTGAGGCTCAAGGAGCTTAATGACAGCATGGCAAGGCTTCGTGCGGAGAACAACACTCAGATTGAGAACATACGCCATACGGTGGATGAGAAACTGCAGACGACTTTGGATACAAGGCTCACGAAGTCTTTTGGCTTAGTGAACGAGAGACTAGAGCAAGTGTATCGGGGGCTCGGGGAGATGCAGTCAGTCGCACAGGGAGTTGGCGACCTTAGAAAGATTCTGTCTAACGTAAAGACTCGCGGTATCCTCGGCGAAGTGCAGCTGGGTTCGATCCTGGAGCAGATGCTACCACCAAACCACTACGTTAAGAACGCAAGGCTTAAGGAGAACAGCAGGGAGAATGTCGAGTTTGCGATTAGACTTCCTGGAGCGGATGACCACGATGTTTTTCTCCCTATCGATGCGAAATTTCCTGGAGATACTTATAACGCGCTACTTGAGGCGTATGACCTGGGTGAGAAGGAAACTATCGCTGAAGCTAAAAAGAAACTCGTTAATAGGATTGAGAGTGAAGCTAAAGACATCAACTCGAAGTATATCAATCCGCCGATTACGACGGATTTTGCGATACTCTTCCTTCCGTTCGAAGGTCTGTATTCTGAAGCGATTAATGCTGGCCTTATCGAGCCACTACAGAGGAAGTACAAGGTAACTATTGCCGGGCCAACCACGATGGCAGCGCTTCTTAATAGCCTTCAGATGGGCTTCAACACTTTAGCGATAGAGAAGAAGAGCAGCGAGGTATGGGAGCTACTGCACGCTGTTCAGAAGGAATTTGAGAGATTTGAGTTGGTCCTAGCCAAGTCGCAAGGACACTTAAAACAAGCTAGTGATGATATCGATGAGATGGCAGGCGTGCGCATGCGTCAGATGAAGAGGGTGCTTCAGAGAGTTAATAATATTGAAGGCGAAGAGGAATAA
- a CDS encoding metallophosphoesterase translates to MKIYAIADLHLSFDERIDKPMDVFGPGWGDHAERVKVAWTELVTDDDIVIIAGDISWGLKLDEAMADLDWIHELPGQKVLLRGNHDLWWCRIQYLRTLYDDMHFLQNDCYYVEPLDLAICGSRGWPTHDVISYSEHDEKMYLREQGRLRNSLGEAKKKGASRIIVAMHYPPAKVEETEFTRIMQEYGVTQCIYGHLHGMVAWANGIKGEHGGIDYKLVSLDYLGARPKLIYDGEKEI, encoded by the coding sequence ATGAAAATATACGCCATTGCGGATCTTCATCTTTCCTTTGATGAGAGAATAGACAAGCCGATGGACGTCTTTGGACCTGGATGGGGAGACCATGCAGAGCGAGTTAAAGTCGCTTGGACCGAGCTAGTTACGGATGATGACATTGTAATAATTGCAGGTGATATATCGTGGGGGCTGAAGCTGGACGAGGCTATGGCTGATTTGGACTGGATTCATGAGCTACCGGGACAGAAGGTACTGCTGCGCGGAAATCATGATCTATGGTGGTGCAGAATTCAGTACCTGAGGACACTTTACGACGACATGCATTTTCTGCAAAATGATTGCTACTATGTAGAGCCACTAGATCTTGCAATCTGTGGCTCTCGTGGTTGGCCGACGCATGACGTTATTTCGTATAGCGAGCATGATGAAAAGATGTATTTGCGCGAGCAGGGCAGACTTAGAAATAGTCTGGGCGAAGCGAAGAAAAAGGGCGCATCGAGAATTATCGTGGCGATGCATTACCCCCCAGCTAAGGTGGAAGAGACGGAATTTACCAGAATTATGCAGGAATACGGTGTTACCCAGTGTATCTATGGTCACCTACACGGCATGGTTGCATGGGCTAATGGCATCAAGGGGGAGCATGGGGGTATAGACTATAAACTCGTTTCACTAGACTACCTTGGTGCTAGACCGAAGCTCATTTACGATGGTGAGAAAGAAATATAG
- a CDS encoding diacylglycerol/lipid kinase family protein, which translates to MKYAFIINPIAGNGKKVDKLCKDISAAALDSEFDIELHYTTGPSSATHIADKVATAAERDGEEVRIYACGGDGTVNEVANGVYGHVNAALGIVPIGSGNDLIRNFGGSRATNYKDIMSQLLAEEEVVDVMSFSYRRDGEDYNRIGLNAFNIGFDGNVAILASYLNKKTFIGGSLSYGISIFLNLIEKSGQNLQVTIDGEQLFKGPLMMCTIGNGRFCGGGIEISPKAKLDDGLLDVLVVHKIPRRTVLKVLPKFSKGKLDEIKGIEKITEFKQGRKINIVPRNGHMKFVVDGEITETDEITIEIKDRAMRVLVPYLQV; encoded by the coding sequence ATGAAATATGCTTTTATCATAAATCCGATTGCGGGAAACGGCAAGAAAGTAGACAAGCTGTGCAAAGACATAAGTGCGGCGGCTCTAGATTCTGAGTTCGATATTGAGCTACATTATACGACTGGACCGAGTTCTGCGACGCATATCGCTGATAAGGTAGCGACCGCAGCAGAGCGTGATGGTGAAGAAGTCAGAATCTATGCATGCGGTGGAGATGGTACTGTAAATGAAGTTGCAAATGGTGTATATGGTCATGTAAATGCTGCACTAGGCATTGTTCCGATTGGCAGTGGAAATGACCTTATCCGTAACTTTGGAGGTTCTAGAGCTACGAATTATAAGGATATCATGTCACAGCTTTTGGCTGAGGAAGAAGTCGTTGATGTTATGTCGTTTTCATACAGGAGAGACGGAGAGGACTATAACAGAATTGGACTTAATGCGTTTAATATCGGATTTGATGGAAACGTTGCGATACTGGCGAGTTATTTAAATAAAAAGACATTTATAGGCGGATCGTTATCATACGGGATTTCGATTTTTCTGAATCTAATCGAGAAGTCGGGCCAGAATCTACAGGTTACTATAGATGGAGAACAGCTTTTCAAGGGTCCACTAATGATGTGCACTATTGGAAACGGTAGATTTTGCGGTGGTGGAATTGAAATCAGCCCGAAGGCGAAGCTCGATGATGGACTTCTAGATGTATTAGTTGTGCATAAGATTCCAAGGCGTACTGTGCTTAAGGTCTTACCTAAGTTTTCAAAAGGAAAGCTTGATGAGATAAAGGGAATAGAGAAGATTACTGAATTCAAGCAGGGAAGGAAAATCAACATCGTTCCTAGAAATGGGCACATGAAGTTTGTCGTAGATGGTGAGATAACAGAGACTGACGAAATTACGATAGAGATTAAGGATCGTGCGATGCGCGTGCTGGTGCCGTATCTTCAGGTTTAG
- a CDS encoding D-alanyl-D-alanine carboxypeptidase family protein yields MEAWDNLKKSFKIAILTVLCITIVFSTDLLYVFSYGASYESCAKSSKQSESSKKSNKAKKVHEPEINAKSAVLYSENTNTVVFSKNKDERVAPFSTTKLMTALLVIKHVKNLDQKVTVSKEAAALGGSSMELKEGEVVTVRQLLYGLMILSGNDAAYSLAEVVSNGNVDEFVKMMNDEAKTLGCKDTNFVNPNGVKEENHYTTASDYMKIARAALQNKQVYRFASTKKYEMGATNLSEARVMKSHTDLINTKNSGVVAGKTGFWDGEASIVLAYDKKDLKMLLVLFGDDKENRPKDAKAIFEYAYKYLKVNKPVAKGKKVTKVLVRGGKSTVVDAYASETAYAYTEKGDRAKITVKIKRDWSVKAPLKKGDQVAVAKVYVDDKYVSDAPLVVKQSVSKGWITSEAYISNLGAMVLGPVLVVLFMIACLLKRRRKKTVMPIGKHDMGRSK; encoded by the coding sequence ATGGAAGCTTGGGATAATCTCAAGAAGAGTTTTAAAATAGCTATTTTAACGGTGTTGTGCATAACTATTGTCTTCAGCACTGATTTGCTGTACGTATTTTCATATGGTGCTAGCTATGAAAGCTGCGCTAAATCATCGAAGCAATCGGAATCATCTAAGAAATCAAACAAAGCAAAGAAGGTTCATGAACCTGAGATAAATGCAAAGAGTGCTGTTTTATACAGCGAGAATACGAATACTGTGGTGTTTTCGAAGAATAAGGATGAACGCGTAGCTCCATTTAGCACCACGAAGCTGATGACAGCGCTACTGGTAATTAAACATGTCAAAAATCTTGATCAGAAAGTTACGGTATCAAAGGAAGCAGCTGCTCTCGGTGGTTCCTCAATGGAGCTCAAAGAGGGGGAAGTTGTAACGGTCAGACAGCTTCTATACGGGCTCATGATCTTGTCAGGAAACGATGCCGCATATAGCCTTGCAGAGGTCGTGTCAAATGGTAATGTCGATGAATTCGTTAAGATGATGAACGATGAAGCAAAGACGCTAGGCTGTAAGGATACTAATTTTGTAAATCCAAATGGAGTGAAGGAAGAAAATCATTATACTACAGCCAGTGATTATATGAAGATTGCTAGAGCGGCACTTCAAAACAAGCAGGTATACAGGTTCGCAAGCACTAAGAAATACGAGATGGGTGCGACGAATCTAAGTGAAGCGCGTGTTATGAAGTCTCATACTGACCTGATCAACACCAAAAACTCCGGTGTAGTTGCTGGCAAGACTGGTTTCTGGGACGGTGAAGCCTCGATTGTGCTCGCTTATGATAAGAAAGATCTGAAGATGCTACTAGTACTGTTTGGTGATGATAAGGAAAACCGCCCGAAGGATGCAAAAGCAATTTTTGAATATGCATACAAATATCTAAAGGTGAACAAGCCTGTTGCAAAAGGCAAGAAGGTCACAAAGGTTCTAGTCCGCGGCGGCAAGAGCACCGTAGTCGATGCCTACGCAAGTGAGACGGCTTACGCATATACTGAGAAGGGTGATCGTGCAAAGATAACTGTAAAAATAAAGCGCGACTGGTCCGTTAAGGCTCCGCTCAAGAAGGGAGATCAGGTGGCGGTTGCAAAGGTATATGTCGATGACAAGTATGTGTCTGACGCACCGCTCGTAGTGAAACAGAGTGTAAGCAAGGGCTGGATAACATCAGAGGCATATATATCTAATCTGGGTGCAATGGTATTAGGTCCAGTTCTAGTTGTTCTATTTATGATTGCTTGCCTATTGAAAAGGCGCAGAAAGAAAACTGTAATGCCTATTGGAAAGCATGATATGGGCAGGTCTAAGTAG
- a CDS encoding TIGR03905 family TSCPD domain-containing protein, whose translation MIYKPEGVCAQLLNLDVEDDIVKSVEFIGGCAGNAQGLASLVKGMPVDDVIERLEGIKCGFKDTSCPDQLSKALKQYKNEQQ comes from the coding sequence ATGATATATAAGCCAGAAGGTGTCTGTGCCCAGCTCCTAAACCTTGATGTTGAGGACGACATAGTCAAATCAGTTGAATTTATAGGTGGGTGTGCCGGAAATGCCCAGGGACTAGCCAGTCTAGTAAAAGGAATGCCAGTCGATGATGTAATTGAAAGACTCGAGGGTATAAAATGCGGGTTCAAAGATACATCATGTCCGGACCAGCTTTCCAAAGCGCTAAAGCAGTACAAAAACGAGCAGCAGTAA
- a CDS encoding DUF1836 domain-containing protein: MEQRETMQDSTRLHLPRWDELPDISLYMDQVLSLINPHFQDTYGDSYLLTSTMVNNYVKLGVIPPPIKRRYGKEAISRLFVIVTLKSIFNVQEIAELISAIDDDNSLGYEISESYDLYCSTLEAAIDSTCADSISHTKPAQDYFRVIEDVATAAAYQLIVKRRLKLRRERKEERKKL; encoded by the coding sequence ATGGAACAGAGAGAAACGATGCAGGACAGCACAAGGCTTCACCTCCCGCGCTGGGATGAGCTGCCTGATATATCGCTATATATGGATCAGGTGCTATCGCTGATAAATCCTCATTTTCAGGACACATACGGTGATAGCTATCTGCTGACTAGCACTATGGTTAATAATTACGTTAAACTTGGGGTTATCCCCCCTCCTATAAAGCGGCGGTACGGCAAGGAGGCTATTTCACGGCTTTTCGTAATTGTCACGCTCAAGTCTATATTTAACGTGCAAGAGATTGCAGAGCTGATTTCAGCTATCGATGATGACAATAGCCTAGGATATGAGATTTCCGAATCTTATGACCTATACTGCAGTACACTTGAAGCTGCAATCGATTCGACTTGTGCAGATAGCATCTCTCATACCAAACCTGCCCAGGATTATTTTAGAGTGATCGAAGACGTTGCAACAGCTGCAGCTTATCAGTTAATAGTGAAGCGCAGGCTGAAGCTGAGACGAGAAAGAAAAGAAGAAAGGAAGAAATTATGA
- a CDS encoding AMP-binding protein — MENIREIMEDAVSKYGANKAFTLKQGDGEYRDISYSRYYEEIRCLGEALLCRGFSNTRIVIIGKNSYNWYLANMATLLTGNITVPLDKELKYDEFESSLVRSEAEVIFYDEKEADAVAKAISSGKTRIKAAFPFFKVADKTDIYDLKVEGKELVDGNSNRYDDVVINPDAMSFMIFTSGTTSQSKIVMLSHRNVASNVVNTIASEPIYDTDVNISLLPYHHTFGLTCQIIMFAAGASTVFCDGLKYIQQNFKEYGVSIFVGVPLLIETMYSRILKKAEKEGLYGRLKAMGRVVRVLGKAHIDIRRTVFKGVLEAFGGKLRMVILGAAAADPECIKGWNDFGVICLQGYGLTETSPVLSAERPAYRRPGSVGIPIEGVGMDVYEPDENGIGEIVARGENIMLGYYENEEATNECIYDGWFHTGDLGYRDKDGYYYITGRKKNVIVLMNGKNVFPEEIEQELNVLPYKEEAIIVGIPNAEDERDLVVTLKLVYNPEDFDGKTSEEINAIVKADVEKINDKLPSYKRIKRVYTTDEPMEKTSTQKIKRFVETQKIIDEEKAEKLRKKETMSEEA; from the coding sequence TTGGAGAATATTAGAGAGATAATGGAGGATGCTGTTAGCAAGTACGGAGCTAACAAGGCATTTACGCTCAAGCAGGGTGATGGAGAGTATCGCGATATTTCCTACAGCAGATACTATGAGGAGATTAGATGTCTAGGAGAGGCGCTGCTATGTAGAGGCTTCTCGAATACTAGGATCGTTATCATTGGTAAGAATAGCTACAACTGGTATCTCGCCAACATGGCGACTTTGTTAACAGGCAATATAACTGTCCCGCTAGACAAAGAGCTAAAGTACGATGAGTTTGAAAGCTCGCTCGTTCGTAGTGAAGCAGAGGTTATCTTCTATGATGAGAAGGAAGCTGACGCTGTTGCTAAGGCGATTTCTAGTGGCAAGACTCGTATCAAGGCTGCATTTCCGTTTTTCAAGGTTGCTGACAAAACTGATATCTATGACCTTAAAGTAGAAGGTAAGGAACTCGTTGATGGGAATTCTAACAGGTATGATGATGTTGTTATCAATCCAGATGCTATGTCATTCATGATATTTACATCTGGAACTACATCACAGTCCAAGATTGTAATGCTTTCGCACCGCAACGTGGCTTCAAATGTTGTTAATACAATCGCGTCTGAACCGATTTATGATACCGATGTTAACATATCACTTCTGCCGTATCACCACACCTTCGGCCTAACATGCCAGATTATTATGTTCGCTGCAGGTGCATCGACCGTATTCTGCGATGGACTTAAGTATATCCAGCAGAACTTCAAAGAATATGGAGTTTCTATCTTCGTAGGAGTACCGCTTCTCATCGAGACTATGTACAGTCGTATTCTTAAGAAGGCAGAGAAGGAAGGCCTTTATGGCAGGCTCAAAGCCATGGGGAGGGTCGTAAGGGTGCTTGGAAAGGCACATATAGATATCAGAAGAACTGTATTTAAGGGAGTTCTCGAGGCTTTCGGTGGCAAACTTCGTATGGTAATCCTAGGGGCGGCAGCAGCTGACCCAGAGTGCATCAAGGGCTGGAATGACTTCGGCGTTATATGTCTACAGGGCTACGGCCTAACAGAGACTTCTCCAGTACTCTCTGCAGAAAGACCTGCGTATAGAAGACCTGGTTCGGTCGGAATTCCAATTGAAGGTGTTGGTATGGATGTCTACGAACCAGATGAGAACGGCATCGGGGAGATAGTCGCCCGCGGAGAGAATATCATGCTCGGTTACTACGAGAATGAAGAGGCGACAAACGAGTGCATTTACGATGGTTGGTTCCACACAGGTGACCTCGGATATAGAGATAAGGACGGATACTATTACATCACAGGACGTAAGAAAAATGTAATAGTGCTTATGAATGGTAAGAATGTTTTTCCCGAGGAAATAGAGCAGGAGTTAAATGTACTTCCGTATAAAGAAGAAGCGATTATCGTAGGTATTCCAAATGCTGAGGATGAGCGTGACCTCGTGGTTACACTCAAACTCGTATACAATCCAGAGGATTTTGATGGCAAGACATCTGAAGAGATCAATGCGATAGTAAAGGCTGATGTTGAGAAAATAAATGACAAACTTCCTTCATACAAGAGAATCAAGAGAGTCTACACAACTGATGAGCCGATGGAGAAGACAAGTACCCAGAAGATAAAGAGATTCGTTGAAACTCAGAAGATTATCGATGAAGAAAAGGCTGAAAAGCTCCGCAAGAAAGAGACGATGTCTGAAGAAGCATAG